The Brettanomyces bruxellensis chromosome 8, complete sequence genome segment CTCATGTTTGATGAAACTGTTAGATTATGGGAGGCATTTATCACTTATCGCGCAAAGAGTGAGGAAATATGGAATAACATGAAGAATGcgaataaaaatttaactTCCAACAAAGCGTGGGGAAATAGAGGAGAATGTAATTCTAAAGATGAATATATACAACAAAAGGTAGAGCAGAACACAATTGTTGAATTGGGGGGCACTAGTGTTCAAGAAATTACGTCTTATTCGCAAGTGGATCTAGCCCAGCTACTTGAGTTTCAAGTTCATAAACTTCAACTTTACTCGGGCACCATTCCTAATTCacttaaaaaaattctTCTCTCTATGACGGAGTCTCAGAGAGGTACTgttccttcttcttattaCATAAAGTACTTGGAATGTTGGAAAAATGGTGACTATGAAGGATCTTTCAGGTCATTGCATAGATACTTTGATTACATGATGTCTAACAAGCAACAACTGTTTTATCATTATGCTCTTCTCTCTCTTGCAACATTACACTCTTCGTTTGGCTctgatgaagaagctttAAGAGCGATAGACGAGGCTATATCTGTCGCACGCGAAAACAAGGATTTAAATTGTCTTAATTATTTACTTACTTGGttgtttgattttctgAAAAGCCGTCCGGAACTTTCTTACAAATTTGTTGATCATCCAGGGAGGGAACAAATCTTACAGTTTCTCAAACTTAAAACAAAGGAAAGTAAGAATCCCATTCTGCAATCGATGGCTTATCAGCATGAGGCTGTAAAGCAGATGTTGGAAGGATTTCCTTTGAGGAAAATTCTTAATAATTTGACAAGAgcctttttcattcttttgaaCCTCGACTCTAGTCTCAACACAAAAATGTCATTTTGCAGATCTTGCCAACTTACTGCAACTGTGTGGGCTCGGGTTGGAATTCAATCGGTAGCCGAGTTGTACATTGACACAGCTTTACAATCTGCTGGAAAAGATATAAGcatatttgatgaagtagAATTGGTACTTCAACGTTCACTTATATTGTATAGTAAAGGAGATATTGACGATGCgtttgaatatttgaaatcATACGAAGATCGTGTCACTGGAGAGGCGATTCTTATGAAATCGTGGCAAACAAGATACATGCTTCTTAAAGCTGATTTCTGGATCCGACGCTATCGGTTTAGACAGGCAGGAGTTCTTCTTGATAATTTAAAGTCTCAGATATCTCAAATTCATGATTATGAACTAGGTTGTGAGCTTGAATTCGAGTGTGCACTTTTTCAAAGTAAATTGGGAAATCCTACAGAGGCAACCCAAATTATATTCAATCAATTCTCACGTTTAAAAGAGTCAGTGAATTCATTCAATAATTACTGGATGATTAACTTTCAGATATTATATGCCGAAATAATTGCAAAGCAATCTTCAAGCCCCGAACGTGCCATATCTATTTTATTAAATTCCTTAAATACTGCACACAAGTCTTCCTTATTAACTCTTATTTCCAAAGGATCCCTAGCTTTATGTGATGTTTTATTGAGAATTGATCCTGTCAACTCTTCGCATGATGTCGAAGAAATTTTAAGCGAAGGAATGCCCATAATACTTCAGACAGGAGATCTACAACTATCTTCGAAAGGATATTATCTATTATCCTACACCTTTTTTAtggcaaaaaaagaacatttgTCTGATGATGAGCTACCAAGAATCGATGTCTATCTTTCTAAGTCTCTTCTGGGGTTCAAGAAATTGCGGGATCTCGAGTGGATTCGAAAATGCTTGCAGCTACAAAAGCGAATTGCATTAAAGAATAAAGATAAGAAACAACAAGGTGATATTTCGATAAGTATTGATCGCGTTGAAGCGGAAATAGAATCGGGCGATCAGTATGGTCTTTGCTAAGTATTTTTATAGAATTGCGAAATATGCATATTAACAACTACCAGTCTCTGGATACTTTTTCTATGTTGGTTTTAAGAATGTCAAGCTGCATTTGCGttctttcccttttgtAATATAATGGGCAATCGTAATTCTCACAAGCATGGGATCCCTCTGCCTTAGTTTGATGGTAATCAGTTATTCTTTGAGAGCATGCACTACAAATCATCGAAATGTCACTcatctgcttttctttgatcAATAATTTTTCCTGGAGTTTTAATACAGTTTCATGTTTGGATTCAGCACATTCCGGACACAACGATTTATCACTATCTTTGAGCAAAATACCGTTGCACAAAATGCATTTCCTGTAATTTATATTCAATCctttaaattttgtgtCTCTTGGATTTCCATAATCAAGATATTTGGGCATTTCATTGTACCAGCATCTTACATCTACTCCcattaaattaaatattCTTTCCAATGGTGGCACCACAACTTTGGTAATATAGTACTCGGCATCAAGTTTAGCGGTATTGTCCTTCAAAAATTCGTCTGGAGACATACACCTGTTTTTTAAAGCCTCGCCTTTAAATCCTCTCTTCACAATATATTTAACGCGCTCTTTATACTGTGGTTCTGCACGATGATCATGAGAaagctttcttttactAACTCTGGCTCCTGGAGGTAAGTAAGCTTCATTTTTATATGTCCCTAATCTGACTTCCTTggcaaaaataaaatcctTATAATTCACCTGGCCCCGCATTATCTTACTGAATTGTGCACAAACATACTTCTTCACTGCGGAAATGTCCATAGTCTTGAATAAGATGGTAATAGCCTTTTCCATAATCTTCTGCTGTGCTGGTATTCCATCTCTTCTCACAGTTTCTATTCCTTTTGCATCAAATATTGGCTCTTTCTGATCCTCGAATTCATACTTCCAACCGACatatcttttcttgctAACGAGAACACATGGATGATAAACTTTCTCAAACTTCAATTTAACCGGAGCGGGATTAATGTGGGTAATGTAAGAAGCCATTTCCGTTCCCATTCGAAAGGCATCGGCTTTTGTTTTACCAGGAAGATATACAAACAATGAATCAGTATCACCATAAACTACTTTAGCACCCCATTTAGGGTTAGATTCAATTTCAGAAGCAGCTCTTAGTAAAGTTTCTCTTCCGGAAGAGACCACTGCATCAGCTAAGGCTGAATGGGGCATACGACCAGAAAACGTGGCAGATGTATATCCGTATGTCACGTTAGCGATCATCTTCAATGCAAGCTGCCTATTATTGTAAATCTTATTAACATCATGATCATTATGCAACGATCCCATAGTTCCCTTGACAAGAAGTCGCGCGTCCAAAATATCTGTGAGCAGCTTTGCAAGCAAGGATTTTCTAGCAGTACTTTTCACAAACATTAAGCCGTTGGGTGAAAGGGTAATCAGATCCTTTAGAAGAGGAATAATTCCAGGAGGGAATTTTTGTCTTGTGACACCGAGCTTTTGATATCTACCGGGTTTATAATCCCTCATCTTCCCTAATAAGGTCGAGAAGCAATAGTTGTAAGCAATAATAATGGATGGATATAGAGATTGAAAGTCAAGCACGACTAATGGACTTCTGTAAAGTGCACTTTCTGGCTCCAGTACCAAAGGTATACATTCCAATGAATCTTGATTAAACACTTGCTTTTTCGAAGGAGATATCAAGATGTAATCCTCCGCCTTAGCAAGACGAACAAGTAAACTCTCCACCTTATATTGTGAACCTCTGTAAATAACAGAATAAAAATCAATTCCCAATAATCTGGACTGTTCCGTAATCTTTTCTATGATCTCAAGCTTTTCAATAATCTCTCCCTCAATTATGATCCTATGATAATAGTACCAGATGAGGCTTGATAAAGAATAAGGATTATTGTTTGTAAACCATTGGGTTAGTGTTTCCGTACTATAATGAGGAATTCGACGTCCTAAGACCTGAAATGTAACATTTTCAACCGAATAGCTTCCAAGATTTGTCTCCCCCCTTAACTGCCTCCATATATTTAGCATGTGTCTGCCCGTGATTCTTATTGCTGAAGCATGTGTATATCCCCATCGATCCCCTACTTTATTTCTCTGCTTCTGACAGACTCTCGATAATCTGATTGTTAGGTCAATGTCATAAACAATCTTACATCTTTCAATCAGATATCCCCATGATGCGGCATGAATCTCGTAACCACTCAAAATATCAGGATCAACTAGTTCAACCAAACCCACCAATGATGAAATcatttcctcctcttcatcGAATATGCGTATGGGTATATTAAGAATATTCCCCCAATCTATATCCATATGTACTGTATTATTTCTGAGTAAGAAAATGCCAGCTTTTGGAAGATTCAAGGGGTAAGGATTGTGTGATTTATCAAAATTCCAGAAGATTGCCCCAATCGAGTCTTTCGCCGGATCCGGTTGTAAATCTTTTCGAGTAGTTATATGCAATTCCATTATCAAAGTTATTAATCTTGCAAAATGCGTTgactttctttcaattgGTTCTTCAAACCGTTTATCCGTGGAAGTATGTTTCTGAGTAATCGGTTCAATCTCTGATTCCAAAAGTAATGATCTATTAATGAACGTGTTCGATGGTTGTTCTAATAACCATTTATGAACATCATTGTAATTTGGTGCTTTTGCAGTAAATCTCCACACGCTCTGGATTTTTGGATTTATATCAAAATCTGGATGTGGTTCACCATTGCCAACGCCTTGATAGTGTGCCAGTCCCTCAATATCAAGACAATTTAGGTTAAACTTCTTTCCAGCAAAGTAGAATGGATAATTATCATAATTTTCTCTGTCCGAATAATATGGACTCTtgtaatttattttcaacatccCAAATTCCCGCTCAAAACTATTGAGAAAGTCATCGTATGTTTCATACCTCGGTGGATTTAGTTGATACCGTAAGaggattttttttgtagttTCTCGTTCCTTCAATGGATGTAAAAGGAAGGATTCAGAATTTTTAGTTGCCATTTGCGACTTTGGAAATTCCCTGTGAATAGATGACTTAAATGCAGTCTGCGTTGCTTTGTAGATTTTTATATCCAGGTTTCCAGCATCTATGgcagttttcttttcctgaatCTCACTTTGAGTGTTACTTGGcaaatcttttttcaagGTATTGCCTGGTAATCCACTAGGAAGAGTATCCTTCTTTGTGTCTAAATCCGGGTTTTCAGCGTTATCACATGCATTGCTTTCCATCTCCGCTAgattttcatcaatattGCCATCAGAATCAGATGGAGATACATTTTGTTCCTGATTTTCATCTATGGAATTTAAAAATGTTTCTCCAGCTTGTGATAGCTTATTCGCATTGCTATGAACTTGGCCCAGAAGAAcatccaaaatattttccggAGTGACattgttttttttaagaTGTAAAGTACTGatttcttgtatttttgGGGTATATTGAAGTATGCAAACACTCTCAAAGCTGGTAGGGTATCTTTGAAGCCATTGCCTCTGAATTATAACAGCGGTTTCATCCACACTGCATCCACGTTGACCTTTCTTAAAATACTTCATGGAACAATCATAgcaatattcaaattgcTTTCTCAACTCCTCGATCTCCACCCActtttctcctttaaaTTCTCGTTTgatatcatcaaaaagCTTCAGCTTTGAAGTTTGTGGAAGTGACCTTTCCTTCCTTAAAAACATCACATCTGCTATTATAGCTTTCGTGGAACTAATATATTTCTCGTTTGGATATTTCAGTGCTTCATTTTCTGTCATGGATAAGTGCAATGGTCGTTCTGCAATCTCTTTCCTATTTTCAATCCATGAGGCTGATGCATCCAGTTCAACTAGAGTACGTCCTATCCTTGGAAATTCATCGGGATCTAAGATATTCGAACCTTCTGCaccttcatcaaatatgtAAGAGCTCATAAACTTTTTTAGCATAGGTGTAATCTTGAATCGGTTGAATGCTGTGAAGGGAgtatcaaaaaataattggtAATCCTCTCTATCTTTAAGAATTACTAATGGAGATCTCCAGAAAAACTGTGAAAGCGATATCCAATTACAACTGTAGCAGTTATAATCGAGAAGGAACTGAAAATTATATCGAATATGCGCTTCGAAAGGTTGTATTTTGTGGCCAAGAATGGCACCTTCACTAAGCAAACGTGAGAGACGAACTGTGTATCGGGGATTAAGCAAACTTATTTTCACAAACGGATCTGAACCAACTGAATAATTATAAAAGGGAACTCCTTTCAC includes the following:
- a CDS encoding uncharacterized protein (BUSCO:EOG092602FH) — translated: MSTSFSSSSFDISCIDSKNLKIQIIAYDSYQCAPSSIDKQNVTINGLSTKEVLTEEFEDVPIIRIYGRLQTGHTCLLHVHNIFPYLYIPYQGPIPKDDREVQNRLCKLLVEINKKLKQSFQRKDGENLKKKSRRRNRLKNEKEQDESDFETASPGSDDSNNNSFNSASNFVSDLSVVKGVPFYNYSVGSDPFVKISLLNPRYTVRLSRLLSEGAILGHKIQPFEAHIRYNFQFLLDYNCYSCNWISLSQFFWRSPLVILKDREDYQLFFDTPFTAFNRFKITPMLKKFMSSYIFDEGAEGSNILDPDEFPRIGRTLVELDASASWIENRKEIAERPLHLSMTENEALKYPNEKYISSTKAIIADVMFLRKERSLPQTSKLKLFDDIKREFKGEKWVEIEELRKQFEYCYDCSMKYFKKGQRGCSVDETAVIIQRQWLQRYPTSFESVCILQYTPKIQEISTLHLKKNNVTPENILDVLLGQVHSNANKLSQAGETFLNSIDENQEQNVSPSDSDGNIDENLAEMESNACDNAENPDLDTKKDTLPSGLPGNTLKKDLPSNTQSEIQEKKTAIDAGNLDIKIYKATQTAFKSSIHREFPKSQMATKNSESFLLHPLKERETTKKILLRYQLNPPRYETYDDFLNSFEREFGMLKINYKSPYYSDRENYDNYPFYFAGKKFNLNCLDIEGLAHYQGVGNGEPHPDFDINPKIQSVWRFTAKAPNYNDVHKWLLEQPSNTFINRSLLLESEIEPITQKHTSTDKRFEEPIERKSTHFARLITLIMELHITTRKDLQPDPAKDSIGAIFWNFDKSHNPYPLNLPKAGIFLLRNNTVHMDIDWGNILNIPIRIFDEEEEMISSLVGLVELVDPDILSGYEIHAASWGYLIERCKIVYDIDLTIRLSRVCQKQRNKVGDRWGYTHASAIRITGRHMLNIWRQLRGETNLGSYSVENVTFQVLGRRIPHYSTETLTQWFTNNNPYSLSSLIWYYYHRIIIEGEIIEKLEIIEKITEQSRLLGIDFYSVIYRGSQYKVESLLVRLAKAEDYILISPSKKQVFNQDSLECIPLVLEPESALYRSPLVVLDFQSLYPSIIIAYNYCFSTLLGKMRDYKPGRYQKLGVTRQKFPPGIIPLLKDLITLSPNGLMFVKSTARKSLLAKLLTDILDARLLVKGTMGSLHNDHDVNKIYNNRQLALKMIANVTYGYTSATFSGRMPHSALADAVVSSGRETLLRAASEIESNPKWGAKVVYGDTDSLFVYLPGKTKADAFRMGTEMASYITHINPAPVKLKFEKVYHPCVLVSKKRYVGWKYEFEDQKEPIFDAKGIETVRRDGIPAQQKIMEKAITILFKTMDISAVKKYVCAQFSKIMRGQVNYKDFIFAKEVRLGTYKNEAYLPPGARVSKRKLSHDHRAEPQYKERVKYIVKRGFKGEALKNRCMSPDEFLKDNTAKLDAEYYITKVVVPPLERIFNLMGVDVRCWYNEMPKYLDYGNPRDTKFKGLNINYRKCILCNGILLKDSDKSLCPECAESKHETVLKLQEKLLIKEKQMSDISMICSACSQRITDYHQTKAEGSHACENYDCPLYYKRERTQMQLDILKTNIEKVSRDW